The following are encoded in a window of Kogia breviceps isolate mKogBre1 chromosome 12, mKogBre1 haplotype 1, whole genome shotgun sequence genomic DNA:
- the ARL1 gene encoding ADP-ribosylation factor-like protein 1 isoform X1 — protein sequence MGGFFSSIFSSLFGTREMRILILGLDGAGKTTILYRLQVGEVVTTIPTIGFNVETVTYKNLKFQVWDLGGQTSIRPYWRCYYSNTDAVIYVVDSCDRDRIGISKSELVAMLEEEELRKAILVVFANKQDMEQAMTPSEMANSLGLPALKDRKWQIFKTSATKGTGLDEAMEWLVETLKSRQ from the exons ATGG gtGGCTTTTTCTCAAGCATTTTTTCCAGTCTGTTTGGAACCCGGGAAATGAGGATTTTAATTTTGGGGTTAGATGGAGCAGGAAAAACTACAATTTTGTACAGATTACAGGTTGGAGAAGTCGTTACTACTATTCCTA CCATTGGATTTAATGTTGAGACGGTAACATACAAGAACCTAAAATTCCAAGTCTGGGATTTAGGAGGACAGACAAGTATCAG GCCATACTGGAGATGTTATTATTCAAACACAGATGCAGTCATTTATGTAGTAGACAGTTGTGACCGAGACCGAATTGGCATTTCCAAATCAGAGTTAGTTGCCATGTTGGAG GAGGAAGAGCTGAGAAAAGCCATTTTAGTGGTGTTTGCAAATAAGCAGGACATGGAACAGGCCATGACTCCCTCGGAGATGGCAAATTCACTTGGGTTACCTGCCTTGAAGGACCGAAAATGGCAAATATTCAAAACTTCAGCAACCAAAGGCACTGGCCTTGATGAGGCAATGGAATG GTTAGTTGAAACATTAAAGAGCAGACAGTAA
- the ARL1 gene encoding ADP-ribosylation factor-like protein 1 isoform X2, which yields MRILILGLDGAGKTTILYRLQVGEVVTTIPTIGFNVETVTYKNLKFQVWDLGGQTSIRPYWRCYYSNTDAVIYVVDSCDRDRIGISKSELVAMLEEEELRKAILVVFANKQDMEQAMTPSEMANSLGLPALKDRKWQIFKTSATKGTGLDEAMEWLVETLKSRQ from the exons ATGAGGATTTTAATTTTGGGGTTAGATGGAGCAGGAAAAACTACAATTTTGTACAGATTACAGGTTGGAGAAGTCGTTACTACTATTCCTA CCATTGGATTTAATGTTGAGACGGTAACATACAAGAACCTAAAATTCCAAGTCTGGGATTTAGGAGGACAGACAAGTATCAG GCCATACTGGAGATGTTATTATTCAAACACAGATGCAGTCATTTATGTAGTAGACAGTTGTGACCGAGACCGAATTGGCATTTCCAAATCAGAGTTAGTTGCCATGTTGGAG GAGGAAGAGCTGAGAAAAGCCATTTTAGTGGTGTTTGCAAATAAGCAGGACATGGAACAGGCCATGACTCCCTCGGAGATGGCAAATTCACTTGGGTTACCTGCCTTGAAGGACCGAAAATGGCAAATATTCAAAACTTCAGCAACCAAAGGCACTGGCCTTGATGAGGCAATGGAATG GTTAGTTGAAACATTAAAGAGCAGACAGTAA